A single region of the Pseudomonadota bacterium genome encodes:
- a CDS encoding fatty acid desaturase gives MKKLFVNTRYLIVPAMSVVTIFGLLSGGNYVWTGVILFGLCAVIDTATKNIHLRADFDENGNSYGIKFFQYGVMYLMLIVFIALQLALAWKIYQYVNATPFNIVSAYGLTIQNGITTTNLIGALISAGLWAGIGIIYGHELSHNKKEGFFISRLIMSLSGASHFTYAHVYQHHLDLAHEDDPATAPRGRNVYMHTWLSHAGQSKFSFELEKSRLKRQGKSFLSLDNKWILGYLYSLPSVILFVWAGGLFVGLLALFTLWLIANFELEALNYMGHYGLIREKGKPVEYRHSWDNDSVFTDWFFIAIGRQADHHVRGETYFWELDDVKGPNYGIGYFSLFLITLIPPLFRSYIKKHLDNWDSKYATEDERNIAKQYGY, from the coding sequence ATGAAAAAACTATTTGTAAATACGCGTTATCTAATTGTTCCAGCAATGTCTGTTGTTACAATCTTTGGTTTGTTAAGTGGAGGAAACTATGTCTGGACTGGTGTGATTCTTTTTGGATTATGTGCAGTAATAGATACTGCTACTAAAAATATACATCTAAGAGCAGACTTTGATGAAAATGGAAATTCCTATGGAATTAAATTTTTTCAATACGGTGTAATGTATTTGATGTTGATTGTGTTTATAGCTTTACAATTAGCATTAGCGTGGAAAATATATCAATATGTAAATGCTACTCCGTTTAATATTGTTAGTGCTTATGGATTAACTATTCAAAATGGAATAACGACTACTAACTTAATTGGTGCATTAATTTCTGCTGGTTTATGGGCGGGAATTGGTATCATTTACGGACATGAACTTTCTCATAATAAAAAAGAAGGTTTTTTTATATCAAGACTAATTATGTCTTTGAGTGGCGCCTCGCATTTTACATACGCGCACGTATACCAGCATCATTTAGATCTAGCTCATGAAGATGATCCTGCAACAGCACCGCGTGGAAGAAATGTTTATATGCACACTTGGTTATCACATGCTGGGCAAAGTAAATTTTCTTTTGAACTTGAGAAATCAAGGCTTAAACGACAAGGAAAATCCTTCCTAAGTTTAGACAATAAATGGATCTTAGGCTATCTTTATAGCCTACCTTCTGTAATTCTATTTGTGTGGGCTGGAGGTTTGTTTGTTGGTCTTCTTGCGCTCTTTACTCTTTGGCTTATAGCTAATTTTGAACTAGAGGCCTTAAATTATATGGGGCACTACGGTTTGATTAGAGAGAAAGGAAAGCCTGTTGAATATAGACACTCTTGGGATAATGACTCAGTATTTACCGATTGGTTTTTTATCGCTATTGGTCGTCAAGCTGATCACCATGTTAGAGGTGAAACTTACTTTTGGGAATTAGATGATGTTAAAGGACCTAACTATGGCATAGGTTATTTCTCATTATTTTTAATAACTTTAATTCCACCTCTCTTCAGAAGTTATATAAAAAAGCATCTTGATAATTGGGATTCAAAATATGCAACTGAAGACGAAAGAAATATTGCTAAGCAATATGGTTACTAA
- a CDS encoding PDR/VanB family oxidoreductase: MSARIIMKLTVERRDHLDDDLVRIWLGHPLKPQLPAWSPGAHVDLRLGNGKIRQYSLTSNPQDLSRYAITVKREKDGRGGSSWIHEHFIEGFEAHVSAPRNNFALVDRRSVLIAGGVGVTPLISMGRALAQKNLLHGLHFCSRRHQSNIERELKQFCGPLLSTYISFGPKSQRLDLMALIGGLSRDLHIYCCGPERLMAEVKELTSEWNQEQIHFEVFKVGANQDHKPEPFDVIISSTGKTLRVPENHSVLDILRMAGHIIPSSCRQGVCGTCECGYISGEVIHRDSVLSPAARRNRMMPCVSRARVSVTLDL, from the coding sequence ATGAGTGCACGTATCATCATGAAACTGACCGTCGAGCGACGTGATCATCTTGATGACGACTTGGTTCGTATTTGGTTAGGACATCCACTGAAACCTCAGTTGCCAGCATGGTCTCCTGGTGCTCATGTCGACCTTCGTCTCGGTAACGGTAAGATTCGACAGTATTCGTTGACGAGTAATCCCCAAGACCTGTCACGGTATGCGATTACCGTAAAGCGAGAAAAAGACGGGCGCGGTGGATCGTCCTGGATTCATGAGCATTTTATTGAGGGATTTGAAGCGCACGTCTCGGCCCCACGTAATAACTTTGCCCTGGTTGATCGGCGGAGTGTCTTGATTGCTGGAGGGGTAGGTGTAACACCGCTTATTTCGATGGGACGCGCGTTAGCTCAGAAAAATTTGTTACACGGATTACATTTTTGCTCTCGGCGGCATCAATCCAACATAGAACGGGAGCTGAAACAGTTTTGTGGACCTTTGTTGAGTACATATATTTCCTTTGGCCCTAAAAGCCAAAGGTTGGATTTGATGGCCTTGATTGGTGGCTTGTCACGTGATCTTCATATTTATTGCTGTGGCCCTGAACGTTTGATGGCTGAAGTGAAAGAGTTGACCTCAGAATGGAATCAAGAACAAATACATTTCGAAGTTTTTAAAGTTGGTGCGAATCAGGATCATAAGCCTGAGCCGTTTGACGTCATCATATCAAGCACTGGGAAAACCTTGCGGGTTCCTGAAAATCATTCGGTACTTGATATTTTAAGAATGGCTGGCCACATTATCCCCTCGTCCTGTCGGCAAGGTGTTTGTGGCACCTGTGAATGTGGCTATATATCGGGCGAAGTGATTCATCGAGATTCTGTGCTGAGTCCTGCTGCTCGCCGAAATCGTATGATGCCTTGTGTCTCAAGGGCACGCGTCTCCGTAACACTTGATTTGTAA
- a CDS encoding metal-sensitive transcriptional regulator gives MHPSHKKSLGNVNRVLGQIEGVKRMIVEEQYCVDIMTQIRAARSALKSIEMTVLETHMRSCLREAAHRGEDEQTSKIEEITALLKRYD, from the coding sequence ATGCATCCTTCACATAAGAAAAGTTTGGGAAATGTAAATCGAGTATTAGGCCAGATTGAAGGCGTGAAGCGCATGATTGTCGAGGAGCAATACTGTGTAGACATCATGACTCAAATTCGCGCAGCTCGAAGTGCGTTGAAGTCCATAGAGATGACGGTCCTAGAAACGCATATGAGGTCATGTCTTCGTGAAGCCGCGCATCGCGGCGAAGACGAACAAACCTCAAAAATAGAAGAGATCACAGCTCTACTAAAGCGTTACGATTGA
- a CDS encoding MOSC domain-containing protein, producing the protein MGWTGKLLSIHIAPEASYEMVELAEAHLVAGRGIVGDRYYLGRGTYSPEPDCREVTLIEREALDGLVRDDPPLQGSSIKIEPFEHRRNLTVEGVPLNHLVGYQFRIGECILSGGRLNFPCRYLEQLLERPVFLPLYNRSGLNCWIERGGIIRPGDEIVPLNEVTNKPHR; encoded by the coding sequence ATGGGTTGGACAGGTAAATTGTTGAGTATTCATATTGCGCCAGAAGCGAGCTATGAGATGGTGGAGTTGGCGGAGGCTCATCTTGTCGCCGGTAGGGGCATTGTCGGAGACCGTTACTACCTTGGGAGAGGCACTTATTCGCCGGAGCCTGACTGTCGTGAGGTTACCTTGATCGAGCGAGAAGCGTTGGATGGATTGGTTCGAGATGATCCACCCTTACAGGGTTCTTCCATCAAAATTGAGCCGTTTGAGCATCGCAGAAATTTGACTGTAGAGGGTGTACCGCTAAACCATCTTGTCGGTTACCAATTTAGGATCGGCGAGTGTATTCTGTCTGGTGGGCGACTGAATTTTCCCTGTCGATATCTTGAGCAGCTATTGGAGCGCCCGGTTTTTTTACCTCTTTATAACCGGTCGGGTCTTAATTGTTGGATCGAGAGGGGGGGCATTATTCGTCCTGGAGACGAGATCGTTCCCTTAAACGAAGTCACAAATAAACCTCATCGTTAG
- a CDS encoding GNAT family N-acetyltransferase, translating into MSAKFLDLQPILKGDSIYLRPLRIDDAESLYEVASDPLIWEQHPSPLRYKREVFDKEIFDTGLASKSTLVVVDSKTKTIIGSSRYYDVDINSLEVAIGFTFLERSHWGGIVNAEMKDLMLSHAFNWAKRIWFHVGINNIRSQKAMEKSGANLSHRAPRPLNGIPVIHCYYFIDAR; encoded by the coding sequence ATGTCAGCAAAATTTTTAGATCTCCAGCCCATATTAAAAGGTGACTCAATTTATCTACGCCCTCTTCGAATCGATGATGCTGAAAGCCTGTATGAAGTCGCAAGTGACCCCTTAATTTGGGAACAGCACCCTAGCCCATTGCGTTATAAACGAGAGGTTTTTGATAAAGAAATTTTTGATACAGGACTCGCATCCAAATCTACTCTGGTAGTAGTCGATTCAAAAACGAAAACGATTATTGGATCTTCACGATATTACGATGTTGATATAAATAGTCTTGAGGTTGCGATAGGTTTTACCTTTTTAGAACGATCGCATTGGGGTGGAATTGTCAACGCGGAGATGAAAGACCTAATGCTCAGTCATGCATTTAATTGGGCAAAGCGTATTTGGTTTCATGTTGGCATTAACAACATACGATCTCAAAAGGCCATGGAAAAAAGCGGTGCGAATTTGTCACATAGAGCCCCAAGACCTTTGAATGGAATTCCAGTCATTCATTGTTATTACTTCATTGATGCTAGGTGA
- the bfr gene encoding bacterioferritin, with product MKGSEKIIQNLNTVLKNELTAINQYFLHAKMFKNWGLERLNESEYKNSIRVMKEADKIIERILFLEGLPNLQALGSLSIGENVTECLKSDLQFESTIQRPTLIIGISAAEAHQDFVTRDLLESLLSSAESSIDGYETQLSLISDMGIANYTQAQIEED from the coding sequence ATGAAAGGCTCAGAAAAAATCATTCAAAATCTTAATACCGTGCTTAAAAATGAGCTCACGGCGATAAATCAATATTTCTTGCATGCAAAAATGTTTAAGAATTGGGGGTTAGAGCGACTGAACGAATCAGAATACAAAAATTCTATTCGTGTAATGAAGGAAGCCGACAAAATCATCGAACGAATACTCTTCCTAGAGGGGCTACCTAACTTACAGGCTCTTGGTTCACTATCTATTGGCGAAAATGTAACGGAATGCCTTAAGTCTGACCTACAGTTCGAATCCACAATACAACGACCCACTCTTATCATAGGCATCAGTGCGGCAGAAGCTCACCAAGACTTTGTGACGCGGGATTTATTGGAATCTCTGTTGTCTAGCGCAGAATCGTCCATTGATGGATACGAGACACAATTATCTTTAATCAGCGATATGGGCATTGCTAATTACACCCAAGCTCAAATCGAAGAGGATTAA
- the bfr gene encoding bacterioferritin — protein sequence MKGNVEVLTVLNQLLAGELMAADQYLLHGEMYADMGLRKLAEHSLHESEHERQHARDIVQRILFLEGTADVATRHDMTTGTNVPEMLKNDLAIEYQVVGTLKAAVVLCEQKQDFVTRDLLVQQIEDTEMDHAYFLEKQLRLIKLIGLENYLQSQMNGQEGGAV from the coding sequence ATGAAAGGTAACGTTGAAGTCTTAACCGTACTAAATCAACTGCTCGCAGGGGAGCTGATGGCGGCAGATCAATATCTACTGCACGGCGAGATGTACGCAGATATGGGGCTTCGAAAACTAGCGGAACACTCGTTACACGAATCAGAACACGAACGTCAACACGCTCGAGACATCGTACAACGCATTCTCTTTCTAGAAGGCACCGCAGACGTTGCCACTCGTCATGACATGACAACGGGTACAAACGTGCCGGAAATGTTGAAAAATGATCTTGCGATTGAGTACCAAGTGGTTGGCACTTTAAAAGCAGCAGTTGTTCTATGTGAGCAAAAACAGGATTTCGTCACGCGTGACTTACTTGTGCAGCAAATTGAGGATACAGAAATGGATCACGCTTACTTCCTTGAAAAACAGTTAAGACTCATCAAACTGATTGGTCTTGAAAACTATCTCCAAAGCCAAATGAATGGGCAAGAGGGAGGTGCCGTATGA
- a CDS encoding PhoX family phosphatase, which translates to MTKPITTLDNCAKFTARNQTRETAFDEILSRRGFLKSTVNFGASAFVLAAGLPTGSALASTRSGLTFKPVKANSDDSITIPEGFNAQVVVRWADPLYSDTPEFDHVTLGSAATQALAVGDNNDGMDTFTVDGRTVLVLNNEFTNIQIMFGNRLGQSPETDDDVNKGKAAHGLTVIELKETSEGWHIVKDSPLNRRITPNTECLAVGPAAGSDLLKTARDPSGRRILGTFNNCGNGKTPWGTYLSCEENVNGYFSSSLGENFSQSIQEERYGIAQQGEDWGYKWAQTDARFDVSTEPHEPNRHGWVVEIDPSGQHAPKKLTALGRFKHENAELIIAPNGHVVVYLGDDERGEFLYKFVSRDRYHPNRDNTELLHEGELFAAKFHDDGTGEWISLKQAGMQDDESLIFARLAASKVGATTMDRPEWVAVNPFKTEAYVSLTNNKYRGEKTSQPLNMANPRKKNPYGHILRWAPHNEDHAARTFTWDIFVLAGNPTEHANLLGGSSNVNADNMFNSPDGLRFDSKGNLWIQTDGDDSNKKDFAGMGNNQMLMGNPETGEIHRFLVGPRECEISGLTWSSDHKTMFVGIQHPGQKGGSHWPEGGNAIPRSAIIAIKRDDGGIMG; encoded by the coding sequence ATGACTAAACCAATCACCACGTTGGACAATTGCGCTAAGTTTACTGCCCGCAACCAAACTCGAGAAACTGCGTTCGATGAGATCCTTTCAAGGCGGGGCTTTCTCAAGAGCACCGTAAATTTTGGAGCCTCTGCTTTCGTTTTAGCTGCTGGCCTACCCACTGGATCGGCGCTGGCCTCCACTCGTTCGGGTCTAACCTTTAAGCCTGTCAAGGCAAACAGCGACGACAGTATTACAATCCCTGAGGGCTTTAATGCGCAAGTTGTTGTCCGGTGGGCTGACCCACTTTATTCAGATACTCCTGAATTCGATCATGTAACCCTTGGGTCAGCCGCGACTCAGGCGCTAGCAGTTGGAGACAATAACGACGGAATGGACACCTTTACGGTTGATGGACGAACCGTACTCGTTTTAAACAATGAATTTACAAATATCCAAATAATGTTTGGTAATCGTTTGGGTCAATCACCCGAAACAGATGACGACGTGAACAAGGGAAAAGCCGCGCACGGTTTAACAGTTATCGAGTTAAAAGAAACCAGTGAAGGTTGGCACATTGTAAAAGATAGCCCGCTCAATCGACGCATTACCCCGAATACAGAATGTTTAGCAGTCGGTCCTGCTGCGGGTAGTGACCTACTTAAAACCGCTAGAGATCCATCCGGCAGGAGAATTCTAGGTACTTTTAACAATTGCGGTAACGGAAAAACCCCTTGGGGTACCTATTTATCCTGTGAGGAAAACGTTAACGGGTATTTTTCATCAAGTTTAGGAGAAAATTTCTCTCAAAGCATTCAAGAAGAACGTTATGGCATTGCCCAACAAGGGGAGGATTGGGGGTACAAGTGGGCTCAAACAGATGCTCGATTCGATGTGTCTACCGAACCGCACGAACCAAATAGGCACGGATGGGTCGTCGAAATCGATCCATCTGGACAACACGCGCCGAAAAAACTTACGGCCCTGGGTCGATTTAAGCATGAGAATGCTGAATTAATTATTGCGCCAAATGGCCACGTCGTGGTGTACCTCGGCGACGATGAGCGAGGCGAGTTTCTCTACAAATTTGTAAGTCGAGATCGATATCACCCTAACAGAGACAACACTGAGTTACTGCATGAAGGCGAACTATTTGCAGCCAAATTTCATGATGACGGAACGGGCGAATGGATATCCCTAAAACAAGCCGGTATGCAAGATGATGAGTCGCTGATCTTTGCAAGGCTAGCAGCTTCCAAAGTGGGGGCGACCACGATGGACCGTCCGGAGTGGGTCGCTGTCAACCCTTTTAAAACTGAAGCCTATGTATCACTGACAAATAACAAGTATCGCGGTGAGAAAACGTCCCAACCGCTTAATATGGCTAACCCTCGAAAAAAAAATCCTTATGGCCATATTCTGAGGTGGGCACCGCACAACGAAGATCATGCAGCGCGCACATTCACGTGGGATATTTTTGTATTAGCAGGAAACCCCACCGAACATGCAAACCTTTTAGGTGGGTCATCAAACGTCAATGCTGATAACATGTTCAATAGTCCCGATGGACTCCGATTCGATTCAAAAGGCAACCTTTGGATACAAACCGATGGGGACGACTCCAACAAAAAAGACTTTGCAGGCATGGGTAACAACCAGATGCTCATGGGAAACCCAGAGACTGGAGAAATTCATCGGTTTTTAGTAGGTCCAAGAGAATGTGAAATCTCCGGTCTCACTTGGAGCTCAGACCATAAAACCATGTTTGTTGGCATACAACATCCCGGACAAAAAGGCGGCAGTCATTGGCCTGAGGGCGGCAATGCGATACCTCGATCGGCGATCATAGCCATTAAGCGAGACGATGGCGGCATAATGGGTTAG
- a CDS encoding aldolase, whose amino-acid sequence MTDHNEAYHSPAITQLREDLAAALRAASKHGLAEGVCNHFSLELPDQSGRFLLNPRGLLWQEVFPDDIVLINTEGDLLAGKHPVEATAMFIHSAIHRICKKACVLHTHMPHATALSLTKNRVLDTTLSQTAMRFHGRVVADDLYNGLALDVSEGERIARAMKGADVVFLGNHGVVVCGGRMDYAYDDLYYLERACELEVLARSTGQPLIGVDPDLAQNVCDATLGERLQSELFFKALKRVL is encoded by the coding sequence ATGACTGATCATAACGAAGCATATCATTCGCCTGCAATTACGCAATTGAGGGAGGATCTAGCGGCGGCTTTGCGTGCCGCTTCTAAACATGGCTTAGCCGAGGGTGTGTGTAATCATTTCAGTCTAGAACTGCCTGATCAGTCAGGTCGATTTCTACTAAACCCTAGGGGACTTCTGTGGCAAGAGGTTTTTCCTGATGATATTGTTTTGATTAATACAGAGGGTGACTTATTAGCTGGCAAGCATCCCGTAGAGGCTACCGCTATGTTTATTCACTCTGCTATTCATCGGATCTGCAAAAAAGCCTGTGTGTTACATACACACATGCCACATGCAACAGCGTTGTCTTTAACGAAAAATCGGGTATTAGACACAACTTTGTCCCAAACCGCAATGAGATTTCATGGTCGTGTTGTGGCTGACGATCTGTACAATGGTCTAGCCCTTGATGTGTCGGAAGGAGAGAGAATCGCCCGTGCTATGAAGGGTGCTGATGTTGTATTTTTAGGGAACCATGGCGTGGTAGTCTGTGGTGGTCGTATGGACTATGCCTATGATGACTTGTATTACCTTGAGCGAGCATGTGAACTTGAGGTTTTGGCGCGTTCAACAGGGCAGCCTTTGATTGGTGTTGATCCAGATTTGGCGCAAAACGTTTGCGATGCAACCTTGGGGGAACGGTTGCAATCCGAACTCTTCTTCAAGGCGCTAAAAAGAGTCCTATAA
- a CDS encoding aminotransferase class I/II-fold pyridoxal phosphate-dependent enzyme, translating to MKLETLAVHAGYKPDPITKAVVPPIYQTVAYEFDNAQHGADLFDLKVVGNIYTRIMNPTQSVLEERVAALEGGIAALAVASGQSAVTYAIQTIAEAGDNIVSSSALYGGTYNLFAHTFPQFGITTRFADYRDPASFESLIDDKTKAIFVESVGNPQGNITDIEAIATIAHKHGVPLIVDNTVPSPYLWRPIEYGADIVIQSLTKYLGGHGNSLGGAIIDSGKFPWAQHKARFKRLNEPDVSYHGVVYTEALGAAAFIGRARVVPLRNTGAAISPFNAFLILQGIQTLALRMDRICDNTLAVAQHLQINNKVEWVNYAGLSDHPDHALAKKYMNGKASGLLTFGLKGGREAGAKFLDALNLFTRLVNIGDVRSLATHPASTTHRQLSPEELVKSGVTEETVRLCVGIEHIDDLKEDLNQALGAA from the coding sequence ATGAAACTAGAGACCTTGGCCGTTCATGCGGGCTACAAACCTGACCCCATAACCAAAGCGGTTGTGCCACCCATTTATCAAACGGTTGCTTACGAATTTGACAATGCTCAGCACGGTGCCGATTTATTCGATTTAAAAGTCGTAGGTAATATCTACACCCGCATAATGAACCCTACTCAGTCGGTTCTCGAAGAGCGGGTTGCCGCCCTTGAAGGGGGCATTGCAGCTCTGGCGGTCGCCTCAGGTCAGTCTGCTGTCACGTATGCCATCCAAACCATCGCTGAAGCAGGCGACAACATTGTCTCATCGAGCGCCTTGTATGGGGGAACCTACAACCTATTCGCTCATACGTTTCCGCAATTTGGAATTACAACTCGTTTTGCAGACTATCGTGATCCAGCAAGTTTCGAGTCACTCATAGACGACAAAACTAAAGCTATTTTTGTAGAATCCGTAGGGAATCCACAAGGTAACATTACCGACATTGAAGCCATAGCAACCATCGCACACAAGCATGGCGTTCCGTTGATTGTCGATAACACTGTCCCAAGTCCATACCTTTGGCGCCCGATAGAATATGGAGCAGACATCGTCATACAGTCACTCACCAAGTACCTGGGTGGTCATGGTAATAGTTTAGGAGGCGCCATCATAGATTCAGGTAAGTTTCCATGGGCTCAACATAAAGCTCGGTTCAAACGATTAAATGAACCCGACGTGAGTTACCACGGCGTGGTCTACACCGAAGCATTGGGAGCTGCAGCGTTCATCGGGCGGGCGCGAGTTGTGCCGCTGCGCAATACCGGCGCGGCTATCTCTCCTTTCAATGCATTTCTGATCTTACAAGGTATCCAGACACTTGCGCTACGTATGGATAGAATTTGCGATAACACGCTGGCTGTCGCACAACATCTTCAGATAAATAACAAAGTAGAGTGGGTCAATTATGCAGGATTGAGCGACCATCCTGACCACGCATTAGCCAAAAAGTATATGAATGGAAAAGCATCGGGACTGCTTACATTTGGACTGAAAGGCGGTCGCGAAGCTGGCGCCAAATTCCTCGATGCACTGAATTTGTTCACGCGCCTTGTGAATATCGGAGACGTTCGCTCTCTAGCTACGCATCCGGCATCAACTACCCACCGTCAGCTGTCACCAGAAGAGTTAGTCAAATCAGGAGTCACCGAGGAGACTGTACGCTTATGCGTTGGCATTGAACACATTGACGACTTGAAAGAAGATTTGAATCAGGCCTTGGGCGCAGCGTAA